The nucleotide window CATCACGTGCCTGGCTTTCAGGTCGGTTTTTGCCGCAACCCCGGCGAAGACCTCTTCGTCCGGCCGCGGACAGATGTCGCTCAGCACCTTCTCCACGTCCAAAATGAGAACCATCCGCCCGTCCTCCAGCGTCGTCACGGCGGTGACCGCTCCGCCGCCGCCCACATGGCGCATCAACGGCGGCGGCGGCTTGACCTGGTCCCAGGACACCCGGATGATTCGATCCACCCCGGCCACGTGCAACCCCTGCAGCGTCTGGTTGTACTCGGCGACGATGAGATTGCCCGAGTCGGCCGAGAGACCAGGCCCTTCGCCCAGGTCGATCTTCAGCGCCGACACGAGGTTCACCACGGGAACCGTCTTGCCCCGGAGATTGGCCATCCCTTCGATGCGCTCATCCGTCTCCGGCACTTTCGTCAAGGGGGGCAACTTCATGACTTCCCGCACTTTGAAGACGTTGATCCCGAAGACTTCCTCGCCTCCCAGGAAAAAGAGGAGCAGTTCCATCCGGTTGGCCCCGGCCAGCCTGGTCCGGGCATCTACTTCCTTGATGAGTGTCGACATAGCCGCTCTCCTCGAGCCTCCAAACGTTTCAACAACTGCGCACGTTTTGCACGAGCTCGCCGATGTCCAGGATCAGGACCACCTTGCCTTCCCCCGTGATCGTCGCGCCGGCAATGCCCTTGATGGCGGCCAGATAGTCCCACATGGACTTGATGACCACTTCTTCCTGGGAACGGAGCCGGTCCACGACGACGCCGATCTGCCGGTCGCCGACCCCCACCACCACCACGTAGAACTTGTCCAAATTCGGATCGCCGGGCATCTGAAATTCCTCCGCCATGCGGAAGAGGGGCAGCACCCGTTCGCGCAGATTCAGCACCTCGCGGCCATTGATCGTTTTGACGTCATCCTTGGTGATCTTGACCGCCTCGAGCACCGACCCGAGCGGAATCGCAAAAATCGCCCGATCCACCTCCACCAGCAGGGCTTGGATGATGGCGATCGTCAACGGCAGCTTGATCGTCACCAGGCTTCCCTTGCCCGCTTCGGAGGCCAACTCCACCGTCCCGTTGATCTTGCGGATATTGGTCCGGACGACATCCATCCCGACGCCGCGCCCGGAGATATCCGACACCTGATCGGCCGTGCTGAAGCCCGGCAGAAAAATCAGATTCAACACCTCGCGCGGCTCCATGGTGGCGAGTTCGGCTTCGCCGACCA belongs to Nitrospirota bacterium and includes:
- a CDS encoding chemotaxis signal transduction protein CheV encodes the protein MSTLIKEVDARTRLAGANRMELLLFFLGGEEVFGINVFKVREVMKLPPLTKVPETDERIEGMANLRGKTVPVVNLVSALKIDLGEGPGLSADSGNLIVAEYNQTLQGLHVAGVDRIIRVSWDQVKPPPPLMRHVGGGGAVTAVTTLEDGRMVLILDVEKVLSDICPRPDEEVFAGVAAKTDLKARHVMFADDSLVARTQIRKTLERLGMSFHQATTGREAWTQLAALADKAQAEGKSVRDEVHLILSDIEMPEMDGFALTKQVRSDHRFAGIPIILHSSLTGVCNEEKGKSVGATDYVTKFDPKILTEKILKYLDA